The following coding sequences lie in one uncultured Mailhella sp. genomic window:
- a CDS encoding A/G-specific adenine glycosylase, whose amino-acid sequence MFSVFPQNDVTKITDALLAWFALHKRPLPWRVHYTPYEVWISEVMLQQTQMERGVAYFQRWMGRFPDVRSVAEAPEEEILRYWEGLGYYRRARFLHQAAKIMLERHGGAVPDSQEELSSLPGLGDYTVAAILGIAYEQDMVSIDANVERVFSRLMNIDSPVKKNPAAALIRQEAQRLLPHGQARAYNQALMELGALVCGKSPQCLQCPLVSWCSAHKLGVEKERPVVEAKARTIPVTSAHGILIVEGKVLLLRRSPEGLWGNMWEFPGTEVSSGSPQEAVIRTLAEMGVPVEIIAPLGQVQHGYTNHRLTAHFFRIAADPPLTMNEISARLDDVPHRFVPWNKTEDLAMPAHHRKMAERYFLRKTRAKAEQLSL is encoded by the coding sequence ATGTTTTCCGTATTCCCCCAGAATGACGTTACAAAGATCACCGACGCCCTGCTCGCCTGGTTTGCCCTCCACAAGCGTCCGCTGCCATGGAGAGTGCATTACACGCCCTATGAAGTATGGATATCCGAAGTCATGCTTCAGCAGACGCAGATGGAACGCGGTGTTGCCTACTTTCAGCGCTGGATGGGCCGTTTCCCTGACGTGCGCTCTGTGGCCGAAGCCCCGGAAGAAGAAATACTCCGCTACTGGGAAGGTCTCGGTTACTATCGGCGCGCGCGTTTTCTTCATCAGGCCGCAAAAATCATGCTTGAACGCCACGGAGGCGCCGTTCCCGACTCCCAGGAGGAGCTCTCCTCTCTGCCCGGACTTGGCGACTATACCGTGGCCGCCATTCTCGGCATTGCCTATGAGCAGGACATGGTATCCATCGACGCCAACGTCGAGCGAGTCTTTTCCCGACTCATGAACATCGACTCTCCCGTCAAAAAAAATCCGGCGGCCGCACTCATTCGTCAGGAAGCGCAGCGTCTTCTGCCTCACGGACAGGCCCGCGCCTACAATCAGGCGCTCATGGAGCTCGGCGCTCTGGTCTGCGGCAAGTCTCCGCAATGCCTGCAGTGTCCGCTTGTCTCCTGGTGTTCGGCGCACAAGTTGGGTGTGGAAAAGGAACGTCCTGTTGTCGAGGCAAAAGCCCGCACCATTCCCGTCACCTCAGCGCACGGTATTCTCATTGTGGAAGGTAAGGTGCTGCTGCTTCGTCGCAGTCCCGAGGGACTCTGGGGCAACATGTGGGAATTCCCAGGAACGGAGGTCTCTTCCGGATCTCCGCAGGAAGCGGTCATACGAACGCTGGCAGAAATGGGCGTTCCGGTGGAAATCATTGCTCCTCTCGGGCAGGTTCAGCACGGCTACACAAATCACAGACTCACCGCCCACTTTTTTCGCATTGCCGCCGATCCCCCGCTGACCATGAACGAAATTTCCGCGAGACTCGACGATGTTCCCCACCGTTTTGTTCCTTGGAACAAAACGGAAGATCTCGCCATGCCCGCACATCATCGGAAAATGGCGGAACGCTATTTTCTCAGAAAAACCCGCGCTAAGGCGGAACAACTCTCCCTGTAG
- a CDS encoding alpha/beta hydrolase-fold protein, producing the protein MEYQRHSQYSRILDRELPFLVFGHTGKPVMVFPTQNGRCTDFNDFQMPETVAEHIHAGRIQLFCVDSIDEETWSDKNGDKGRRAWLQEQWFRYCTEEFTPLMLQMNGTRQAPLTAGCSMGATHALNTFLRRPDLFDGVIALSGAYDARYFFGDYMDSNLYNNSIVDYMRWFPLDHSYIPMFNTRSIYICTGQGAWEDEMIRTTGILKAIFEEKGIRAFFDFWGHDVDHDWPWWRKQFPYFLNKIL; encoded by the coding sequence ATGGAGTATCAGCGTCACAGCCAGTACAGTAGGATTCTCGACCGGGAACTGCCTTTTCTTGTTTTCGGCCATACGGGCAAGCCTGTGATGGTGTTTCCTACGCAAAACGGACGGTGTACGGATTTTAACGACTTTCAGATGCCGGAAACCGTAGCGGAGCATATTCATGCCGGACGCATTCAGCTGTTCTGTGTGGATTCCATTGATGAAGAAACATGGTCGGACAAAAACGGCGACAAGGGGCGTCGCGCATGGCTTCAGGAGCAGTGGTTCCGCTACTGTACCGAGGAGTTCACGCCGCTCATGCTGCAGATGAACGGAACCAGGCAGGCTCCGCTGACGGCTGGATGCAGCATGGGGGCAACGCATGCGCTCAACACGTTTCTGCGTCGTCCCGATTTGTTTGATGGCGTCATTGCCCTGAGCGGAGCCTACGATGCCCGATATTTCTTCGGCGACTACATGGACTCCAACCTCTACAACAACTCCATAGTCGATTATATGAGGTGGTTCCCTCTGGATCATTCCTATATTCCCATGTTCAATACCCGGAGCATATACATATGCACGGGGCAAGGTGCCTGGGAAGATGAAATGATACGCACTACAGGCATACTGAAGGCGATTTTTGAAGAAAAGGGCATCCGCGCCTTTTTTGACTTCTGGGGACACGATGTGGATCATGACTGGCCCTGGTGGAGAAAACAGTTCCCGTATTTTCTCAATAAGATTCTTTAA
- a CDS encoding suppressor of fused domain protein, which produces MSCAVKSSSTPSMYDNADRNLLMAHVQKHFGTISGIGQTQLPSGGALDILALTSPSRKHIGRLFSAQTSPSAGEETILLTIGAGARPMSVPKDSELPPRAEYLIRLPADWNVQSAEEQDAWPVRLLMNIASLPETTQSYNSWGHTFSFSQGLPFADNTGLCSAMLIGMNDREGQCRLHNGEAVTFYEVIPLYAEELTFVAEQSPVALIDEFIRYNLPRVVTPDRPNVAVMAKRRDELVKNFQSMENSKRHELARHMDALSLEERIALKESLTADGGLTRQASNLVRQAMSFFKGGN; this is translated from the coding sequence ATGTCCTGCGCGGTAAAATCGTCCTCGACGCCTTCCATGTACGACAACGCCGATCGCAACCTTCTCATGGCGCATGTGCAGAAGCATTTCGGAACCATCTCCGGCATAGGACAGACGCAACTGCCCTCGGGCGGCGCACTCGACATCCTGGCCCTCACATCCCCCAGTCGGAAACATATCGGCAGACTCTTTTCCGCTCAGACCTCCCCTTCTGCAGGAGAAGAAACCATTCTCCTCACCATAGGTGCCGGGGCTCGCCCCATGAGCGTTCCCAAAGACAGCGAGCTTCCTCCCCGGGCCGAATATCTGATACGCCTGCCTGCTGACTGGAACGTACAATCTGCCGAAGAGCAGGACGCCTGGCCCGTTCGTCTGCTGATGAATATTGCTTCCCTGCCTGAAACGACACAAAGCTACAATTCCTGGGGGCATACCTTCAGTTTTTCGCAGGGCCTTCCTTTTGCCGACAATACCGGGCTTTGCTCCGCCATGCTGATAGGCATGAACGATCGCGAGGGGCAGTGCCGTCTCCATAACGGCGAAGCCGTGACGTTTTATGAGGTCATTCCCCTGTACGCGGAAGAGCTGACATTCGTCGCCGAACAAAGTCCTGTCGCTCTGATTGATGAGTTCATCCGCTACAACCTCCCCCGCGTGGTGACGCCGGATCGCCCCAATGTCGCCGTCATGGCAAAACGCAGGGATGAACTCGTCAAAAACTTTCAATCCATGGAAAACAGCAAACGTCATGAACTTGCCAGGCACATGGACGCCCTGTCACTGGAAGAACGTATTGCCCTCAAGGAATCGCTTACTGCCGACGGCGGACTGACCAGACAGGCTTCAAATCTCGTGCGGCAGGCCATGTCTTTTTTCAAAGGCGGAAACTAG
- a CDS encoding ferritin family protein, with protein MKKFVCPICGYTVEAESLPEDFVCPQCGAPGSKFRAEEGNAGFVTEHHVGDGKVEDADIMEELRANFTGECTEVGMYLAMSRQAEREGYPEIADAFKRYAFEEAEHAAKFAELLGEVLVPCTKTNVKMRAEAEAGACAGKMETARKAKAKGYDAIHDTVHEMAKDEARHGAGFAGLLKRYF; from the coding sequence ATGAAAAAGTTTGTTTGCCCCATCTGCGGCTATACCGTTGAAGCTGAAAGCCTTCCTGAAGATTTCGTGTGCCCCCAGTGCGGCGCTCCCGGCTCCAAGTTCCGTGCGGAAGAAGGCAACGCCGGCTTCGTGACCGAACACCATGTCGGCGACGGCAAGGTTGAAGACGCCGACATCATGGAAGAACTGCGCGCCAACTTCACCGGCGAATGCACCGAAGTGGGCATGTATCTTGCCATGAGCCGTCAGGCCGAACGCGAAGGCTATCCTGAAATCGCCGACGCCTTCAAGCGCTATGCCTTTGAAGAAGCCGAACACGCCGCCAAGTTCGCTGAACTGCTCGGCGAAGTGCTCGTGCCCTGCACCAAGACCAATGTGAAGATGCGCGCTGAAGCTGAAGCCGGTGCCTGCGCCGGTAAGATGGAAACCGCCCGCAAGGCCAAGGCCAAGGGCTATGATGCCATCCACGATACCGTGCATGAAATGGCCAAGGACGAAGCACGTCACGGCGCCGGTTTCGCCGGTCTGCTGAAGCGCTACTTCTAA
- the nifJ gene encoding pyruvate:ferredoxin (flavodoxin) oxidoreductase, which yields MAKHMKTMDGNTAAAHIAYALSDVAAIYPITPSSVMGELADEWSAKGQKNLMGQTVAIREMQSEAGAAGAVHGSLVSGALTTTFTASQGLLLMIPNMYKIAGELLPAVFHVSARALASHALSIFGDHQDVMAARQTGFAFLCSNNPQEAMDLALVAHLAAIDSSVPFCHFFDGFRTSHEIRKIEVIDYEDIRKVVNWDKVQEFRDNAMNPEHPHQRGTAQNPDIYFQNREACNPFYNEVPAVVIDAMKRVASITGRNYKPFDYYGDPEADRVVVAMGSSCDVMEEVVDYLNAQGEHVGIVKVRLFRPFSAELMLNVMPATVQTVTVLDRTKEPGSLGEPLYEDVCTAFVEHGDQIRVFPKLLAGRYGLGSKEFTPAMAKAVFDNMLVASPKNHFTVGIEDDVTNLSLEVGADIDTVPAGTVQCKFFGLGSDGTVGANKDAIKIIGDNTDMYAQGYFAYDSKKSGGFTVSHLRFGKSYLKSSYLVNRADFIACHKDSYVHMYDVLEGIKDGGTFLLNSSWTSLEDMERELPGQMKRTIARKHLKFFNVDAGKVAAEVGLGNRINMVTQTAFFKLANVLPIDDAINYIKAAIKKTYGKKGDKVVNMNIAAVDKALEALTEIKYPESWADAADTPSIYHDTDPYIANVVRPILAQKGDTLPVSAFDPTGVVPLGTTACEKRGVAVFVPEWDSTKCIQCTRCSMACPHAAIRPVLATEDELEGAPESFVTIDAMGKELKGLKFRIQVYAQDCLGCGSCANVCPAKEKALVMKPLETQLDAQVANLKFAEENISIKDDLVDRGTLKGSQLCQPLLEFSGACAGCGETPYVKLLTQLFGERMVIANATGCTSIWGGSAPTTPYCQNKDGFGPAWGNSLFEDAAEYGLGMHDAYKQRRDGLALACREALEVPGISEELKTALQNWLDNMDDAKLSREYGEAVLDELTDVDGNPALEKLWTMQDLFTKKSFWVFGGDGWGYDIGYGGLDHVIASGADINILVIDTEVYSNTGGQASKATPLGSIAKFAAGGKPVRKKELGRMAMTYGYVYVASVSMGADMNQVLKAFKEAEAYHGPSLIIAYAPCINQGIRKGMGRSLEEAKLAVQTGYWPLYRYNPTLKEEGKNPFILDYKKEPDGTLDEFLLGENRYAQLEKAKPELAKKMRATLAQQYQERFDELTELSK from the coding sequence ATGGCCAAACACATGAAGACTATGGACGGCAATACCGCCGCCGCGCACATTGCCTACGCCTTGAGCGACGTTGCCGCCATCTACCCCATCACGCCCTCGTCCGTCATGGGCGAACTGGCCGACGAATGGTCCGCCAAGGGCCAGAAGAACCTGATGGGACAGACCGTCGCCATCCGTGAAATGCAGTCCGAAGCCGGCGCCGCCGGCGCTGTTCACGGCTCCCTCGTTTCCGGCGCTCTGACCACCACCTTCACGGCTTCTCAGGGCCTGCTGCTCATGATCCCCAACATGTACAAGATTGCCGGCGAACTTTTGCCTGCCGTCTTCCATGTTTCTGCCCGCGCCCTGGCCTCTCATGCTCTGTCCATCTTCGGCGACCATCAGGACGTCATGGCCGCCCGTCAGACCGGCTTCGCCTTCCTGTGCTCCAACAACCCCCAGGAAGCCATGGACCTCGCTCTGGTGGCTCATCTCGCCGCCATCGACTCCAGCGTGCCCTTCTGCCACTTCTTCGACGGCTTCCGCACCTCTCACGAAATCCGCAAGATCGAAGTCATCGACTATGAAGACATCCGCAAGGTCGTGAACTGGGACAAGGTTCAGGAATTCCGCGACAACGCCATGAATCCCGAACATCCCCACCAGCGCGGCACTGCCCAGAACCCCGACATCTACTTCCAGAACCGCGAAGCCTGCAACCCCTTCTACAACGAAGTGCCCGCCGTCGTGATTGACGCCATGAAGCGCGTTGCCTCCATCACCGGCCGCAACTACAAGCCCTTCGACTATTACGGCGATCCCGAAGCCGATCGCGTGGTCGTGGCCATGGGCTCCTCCTGCGACGTCATGGAAGAAGTGGTCGACTACCTGAACGCTCAGGGCGAACATGTCGGTATTGTCAAGGTTCGCCTGTTCCGTCCCTTCAGCGCCGAGCTCATGCTGAATGTCATGCCCGCCACCGTGCAGACCGTGACCGTGCTCGACCGCACCAAGGAACCCGGCTCTCTCGGCGAACCTCTGTACGAAGACGTCTGCACCGCCTTTGTGGAACACGGCGATCAGATCCGCGTGTTCCCCAAGCTCCTCGCCGGCCGCTACGGCCTCGGCTCCAAGGAATTCACCCCTGCCATGGCCAAGGCCGTGTTCGACAACATGCTGGTTGCTTCTCCCAAGAACCACTTCACCGTGGGCATTGAAGACGACGTCACCAACCTGTCCCTCGAAGTGGGCGCCGACATCGATACCGTGCCCGCCGGCACCGTGCAGTGCAAGTTCTTCGGCCTCGGCTCCGACGGCACTGTTGGCGCCAACAAGGACGCCATCAAGATCATCGGCGACAACACCGATATGTACGCTCAGGGCTACTTCGCCTACGACTCCAAGAAGTCCGGCGGCTTCACCGTTTCGCATCTGCGTTTCGGCAAGTCCTATCTCAAGTCCTCCTACCTGGTGAACCGCGCCGACTTCATCGCCTGCCACAAGGATTCCTACGTCCACATGTATGACGTGCTTGAAGGCATCAAGGACGGCGGCACCTTCCTGCTGAACTCCAGCTGGACTTCCCTGGAAGACATGGAGCGCGAACTGCCCGGTCAGATGAAGCGCACCATCGCCAGAAAGCACCTCAAGTTCTTCAACGTGGACGCCGGCAAGGTGGCTGCGGAAGTGGGCCTCGGCAACCGCATCAACATGGTTACCCAGACCGCCTTCTTCAAGCTCGCCAACGTGCTGCCCATCGATGACGCCATCAACTACATCAAGGCCGCCATCAAGAAGACCTACGGCAAGAAGGGCGACAAGGTCGTCAACATGAATATCGCCGCCGTGGACAAGGCTCTTGAAGCTCTCACCGAGATCAAGTACCCCGAATCCTGGGCCGACGCCGCCGACACTCCTTCCATCTACCACGACACCGATCCCTACATCGCCAACGTGGTTCGTCCCATTCTTGCTCAGAAGGGCGACACCCTGCCCGTGTCCGCCTTTGATCCCACCGGCGTTGTTCCGCTCGGCACCACTGCCTGCGAAAAGCGCGGCGTAGCCGTGTTCGTGCCCGAATGGGATTCCACCAAGTGCATCCAGTGCACCCGCTGCTCCATGGCCTGCCCCCATGCCGCCATCCGTCCCGTGCTCGCCACCGAAGACGAACTCGAAGGTGCGCCTGAAAGTTTCGTCACCATCGACGCCATGGGCAAGGAACTCAAGGGCCTCAAGTTCCGCATCCAGGTGTATGCTCAGGACTGCCTCGGCTGCGGTTCCTGCGCCAACGTCTGCCCCGCCAAGGAAAAGGCTCTGGTCATGAAGCCCCTCGAAACCCAGCTCGACGCTCAGGTGGCCAACCTCAAGTTCGCCGAAGAAAACATCTCCATCAAGGACGACCTGGTCGATCGCGGCACCCTCAAGGGTTCTCAGCTCTGCCAGCCTCTGCTGGAATTCTCCGGCGCCTGCGCCGGCTGCGGCGAAACTCCCTACGTCAAGCTGCTCACCCAGCTGTTCGGCGAACGCATGGTCATCGCCAACGCCACGGGCTGCACCTCCATCTGGGGCGGCTCCGCTCCCACCACGCCTTACTGCCAGAACAAGGACGGCTTCGGCCCGGCCTGGGGCAACTCTCTGTTTGAAGACGCCGCCGAATACGGCCTCGGCATGCACGACGCCTACAAGCAGCGTCGCGACGGCCTCGCCCTTGCCTGCCGCGAAGCTCTGGAAGTGCCCGGCATCAGCGAAGAACTGAAGACCGCCCTCCAGAACTGGCTCGACAACATGGACGACGCCAAGCTCTCCCGTGAATACGGAGAAGCCGTGCTCGACGAACTCACCGACGTTGACGGCAATCCCGCCCTCGAAAAGCTCTGGACCATGCAGGATCTCTTCACCAAGAAGTCCTTCTGGGTGTTCGGCGGCGACGGCTGGGGCTACGACATCGGTTACGGCGGCCTTGACCACGTCATTGCGTCCGGCGCCGACATCAACATCCTCGTCATCGATACCGAAGTGTACTCCAACACCGGCGGCCAGGCCTCCAAGGCTACTCCGCTCGGCTCCATCGCCAAGTTCGCTGCCGGCGGCAAGCCCGTCCGCAAGAAGGAACTCGGTCGCATGGCCATGACCTACGGCTACGTGTACGTCGCCAGCGTGAGCATGGGCGCCGATATGAACCAGGTGCTCAAGGCCTTCAAGGAAGCCGAAGCCTATCATGGTCCTTCGCTCATCATTGCCTACGCTCCCTGCATCAACCAGGGCATCCGCAAGGGCATGGGCCGCAGCCTCGAAGAAGCCAAACTTGCCGTGCAGACCGGTTACTGGCCTCTGTACCGCTACAACCCCACCCTCAAGGAAGAAGGCAAGAACCCCTTCATTCTTGACTACAAGAAGGAGCCCGACGGCACTCTCGATGAATTCCTGCTCGGCGAAAACCGCTATGCCCAGCTTGAAAAGGCTAAGCCCGAACTCGCCAAGAAGATGCGCGCCACTCTGGCTCAGCAGTATCAGGAACGCTTCGACGAACTGACCGAGCTCTCCAAGTAA
- the speB gene encoding agmatinase, with protein sequence MLNEYENRFLSSEVPPRPADQARFHVIPVPYEATVSYAGGTANGPEAILDASDQLELYDGTSYPGEKGIFTQRPVDCSGAPEQVMENVRKAVLAALDAGAMPVVLGGEHSLTYGEMAALKERYGRFGVIQFDAHADLRDSYEGSKWSHASVMRRAVKDLDLPLVQLGNRIYCREELEARKEYGVLSWDAPYLCRHGIPGNLIPEDFPRNIFITFDVDGLDPSIMPETGTPVPGGLDWYMALDLAARAMQGRRVLGFDVVELAPREGHIVSDFAAASLTYALMGLAARNNDAQ encoded by the coding sequence ATGCTGAACGAATACGAGAACCGTTTTCTTTCCTCGGAAGTGCCGCCCCGTCCCGCCGATCAGGCGCGCTTTCACGTCATTCCCGTGCCCTACGAGGCCACGGTCAGCTATGCCGGAGGCACGGCGAACGGCCCGGAAGCTATTCTTGACGCCTCCGATCAGCTCGAACTCTACGACGGCACAAGCTATCCGGGAGAAAAAGGCATTTTTACGCAGCGCCCCGTCGATTGCTCAGGCGCGCCGGAACAGGTGATGGAAAACGTCAGGAAGGCCGTGCTGGCCGCGCTCGACGCCGGAGCCATGCCAGTGGTGCTCGGCGGAGAGCATTCCCTCACCTACGGGGAAATGGCGGCGCTCAAGGAGCGCTACGGCCGCTTCGGCGTGATTCAGTTCGACGCCCACGCCGATCTGCGCGACAGCTACGAAGGCAGCAAGTGGAGCCACGCCAGCGTGATGCGCCGGGCCGTCAAGGATCTTGACCTGCCGCTTGTGCAGCTCGGCAACCGCATCTACTGCCGCGAAGAGCTGGAAGCCAGAAAGGAATACGGCGTCCTCAGCTGGGACGCCCCGTATCTGTGCCGTCACGGCATTCCGGGCAATCTCATTCCCGAAGATTTTCCCCGCAACATCTTCATCACCTTTGACGTGGACGGTCTTGATCCTTCCATCATGCCCGAAACCGGAACTCCTGTGCCCGGCGGTCTCGACTGGTACATGGCGCTCGACCTTGCAGCCAGGGCCATGCAGGGACGGCGCGTTCTGGGCTTCGACGTGGTGGAACTCGCCCCGCGCGAAGGACACATCGTCTCGGACTTTGCGGCTGCAAGTCTGACCTACGCCCTCATGGGACTCGCGGCAAGAAACAACGACGCTCAGTAA
- a CDS encoding efflux RND transporter permease subunit produces the protein MNISTTFIKRPVATTLLMMGILVFGWMSYLRLPLSENPNIDYPVIIVSATLSGASPETMATSVAKPLEKQLSTIASIKNMTSTNKLGRTMVRVEFELDRDIDGAALDVQSAISIAYSRMPDTMTQMPRFMKLDPDSLPVIQIALTSNTITRQQLTDYAENYVSQRLSMVAGVSKSDVRGAKRYAVRVNLRPDLMQARDVSAEEIRNGIDAANVTLPTGKLEGSDRIRNIKDNGSLIKAEDFAKIVVAWRNGAPVRLSDVADVEEGVEETNQASFISGNPGVIVQVTKQPGGNTVQIVSDILDLLADIENTLPPSIDMAVVEDTSIPIKESVTEVELTLLLTILLVVLVIYIFLRDGMATIIPSLALPLSVVATFPLMFAAGFSLDNMSLMALILVVGFVVDDAIVMLENIIRHREMGKSPFNAAMDGAGEIGFTILSMTISLGAVFIPLLFLPGTAGRMFFEFAAVIIIAISISFFISISLTPMMSALFLTDQSVHLKHSGIKAAMERGFVALLSLYSRSLHCVMRHRFITFVGSLLLIAATWWLSTLVPTGYFPAIDGGRIRLYARAEESISFEALTKAVEELHPIISADPAVRSFTTTIGGGTRADTNTANIMIRLKPISERDNINVVIDRLRKALDNNPTLMVSLRNANMQGAGGSTTGIYTYTLVGSNTAELYAAARDVEEALHHVKSVRDVGSDLQLMNPSIRLIVDRDKATMLGITLSQIENSLYSAFGTREISTIYTDVSDYTVKMEVARDLQDSASILESIYLRSGKGKLVPLETLVTRQFEAGPLSVNHRGQFPAVSISFNVASGYAMGEAMADVENAARDILPASVTGSLTGTAQDFQDSVHDMILIIVVALLLIYIVLGILYESFIHPITILSGLPSAAFGALFSLWLFNSELNMTAFVGIIMLIGIVKKNAIMVLDFALAAERSGSLDTEDAIIQGCLIRFRPILMTTLAAVMGALPLAFGIGATGAEARQPIGICVSGGLIFSQLVTLYITPVYYVYLDNFGKWVSRNMRRIFRKSLAEPSQADASSGQAQ, from the coding sequence ATGAACATTTCCACTACGTTCATCAAGCGCCCCGTCGCCACCACGCTGCTGATGATGGGCATACTCGTCTTCGGCTGGATGAGCTATCTGCGCCTTCCGCTGAGCGAGAACCCCAACATCGACTATCCGGTCATCATTGTTTCCGCCACGCTGAGCGGCGCGTCGCCCGAGACAATGGCCACCTCCGTGGCTAAGCCGCTGGAAAAACAGCTCTCCACCATTGCCAGCATCAAGAACATGACCTCCACCAACAAGCTCGGTCGAACCATGGTGCGGGTGGAGTTCGAGCTTGACCGCGACATCGACGGCGCGGCTCTGGACGTGCAGTCGGCCATTTCCATCGCCTATTCGCGCATGCCGGACACCATGACGCAGATGCCCCGCTTCATGAAGCTGGACCCCGATTCCCTGCCCGTCATCCAGATTGCGCTCACCTCCAACACCATCACGCGGCAGCAGCTGACGGACTATGCGGAAAACTACGTCTCCCAGCGTCTCTCCATGGTGGCCGGCGTGTCGAAATCCGACGTGCGCGGCGCCAAGCGCTACGCGGTGCGCGTCAATCTTCGGCCCGACCTCATGCAGGCTCGCGACGTCAGCGCGGAAGAAATCCGCAACGGCATCGACGCCGCCAACGTCACCCTTCCCACCGGCAAGCTGGAAGGCTCGGACCGCATACGCAACATCAAGGACAACGGCTCGCTGATCAAGGCCGAAGACTTCGCCAAAATCGTCGTCGCATGGCGCAACGGCGCTCCCGTGCGTCTGAGCGACGTCGCCGACGTGGAAGAAGGCGTGGAAGAAACAAACCAGGCCAGCTTCATCAGCGGCAATCCCGGCGTCATCGTTCAGGTGACCAAGCAGCCGGGCGGCAACACCGTGCAGATCGTGAGCGACATCCTCGACCTGCTCGCCGACATCGAAAACACGCTTCCGCCCTCCATCGACATGGCCGTGGTGGAAGATACCTCCATTCCCATCAAGGAGTCCGTGACGGAAGTGGAACTCACGCTTCTGCTCACCATTCTGCTGGTGGTGCTCGTCATCTACATTTTCCTGCGCGACGGCATGGCCACCATCATCCCGAGCCTTGCCCTGCCGCTTTCCGTGGTGGCCACGTTCCCGCTCATGTTTGCCGCAGGTTTCAGCCTCGACAACATGTCGCTCATGGCCCTCATTCTGGTGGTGGGCTTCGTGGTGGACGACGCCATCGTCATGCTGGAAAACATCATACGACACCGGGAAATGGGCAAGTCGCCCTTCAACGCCGCCATGGACGGCGCGGGAGAAATCGGCTTCACCATTCTTTCCATGACCATTTCCCTCGGCGCGGTGTTCATTCCGCTGCTCTTCCTGCCCGGAACGGCAGGCCGCATGTTCTTTGAATTTGCGGCCGTCATCATCATCGCCATTTCCATTTCCTTCTTCATCTCCATCAGCCTCACGCCCATGATGAGCGCGCTGTTTCTCACCGATCAGTCCGTGCATCTGAAGCATTCCGGCATCAAGGCCGCCATGGAGCGCGGCTTCGTCGCCCTGCTCTCACTGTACTCGCGCAGTCTTCACTGCGTGATGCGTCACCGCTTCATCACCTTCGTCGGTTCGCTGCTGCTCATCGCGGCCACATGGTGGCTCTCCACGCTGGTGCCCACGGGCTACTTTCCGGCCATCGACGGCGGTCGCATACGACTCTACGCCCGCGCCGAGGAATCCATTTCCTTCGAGGCACTGACCAAGGCCGTGGAAGAACTGCATCCGATCATCTCCGCCGATCCGGCCGTGCGCAGCTTCACCACCACCATCGGCGGCGGCACGAGAGCCGACACCAACACCGCCAACATCATGATCCGCCTGAAGCCCATTTCCGAACGCGACAACATCAACGTCGTCATCGACCGGCTCAGAAAGGCGCTGGACAACAATCCCACGCTCATGGTCTCGCTGCGCAACGCCAACATGCAGGGCGCCGGCGGCAGCACGACCGGCATCTACACCTACACGCTCGTGGGCAGCAACACCGCCGAACTCTACGCCGCCGCCCGCGACGTGGAAGAAGCTCTGCATCACGTGAAAAGCGTGCGCGACGTAGGCTCCGATCTGCAGCTCATGAACCCGTCCATCCGGCTCATCGTGGACAGAGACAAGGCCACCATGCTGGGAATCACTCTCTCGCAGATAGAGAACTCGCTCTACTCCGCCTTCGGCACGCGCGAAATCTCCACCATCTACACGGACGTCAGCGACTACACCGTGAAAATGGAAGTCGCCCGCGACCTTCAGGACAGCGCAAGCATTCTGGAAAGCATCTATCTGCGTTCCGGCAAGGGCAAGCTCGTGCCGCTGGAAACCCTGGTCACCCGGCAGTTCGAGGCCGGACCTCTTTCCGTGAACCACAGAGGACAGTTCCCCGCCGTGAGCATTTCCTTCAACGTGGCCAGCGGCTACGCCATGGGCGAAGCCATGGCCGACGTGGAAAACGCCGCCCGCGACATCCTGCCCGCCTCGGTTACCGGCAGCCTCACCGGCACGGCCCAGGATTTTCAGGATTCCGTTCACGACATGATACTCATCATCGTTGTGGCGCTGCTGCTCATCTACATCGTGCTCGGCATTCTGTACGAAAGCTTCATTCACCCCATCACCATTCTTTCCGGTCTGCCGTCCGCGGCGTTCGGCGCGCTGTTCAGTCTGTGGCTCTTCAATTCAGAACTGAATATGACCGCCTTCGTGGGCATCATCATGCTCATCGGCATCGTCAAGAAAAACGCCATCATGGTGCTCGACTTCGCCCTTGCGGCCGAACGCAGCGGAAGTCTGGACACGGAAGACGCCATCATTCAGGGCTGCCTCATCCGCTTCCGTCCCATCCTCATGACCACGCTTGCCGCCGTCATGGGCGCGCTGCCGCTGGCGTTCGGCATCGGCGCCACGGGCGCGGAAGCCCGTCAGCCCATCGGCATCTGCGTTTCCGGCGGCCTGATCTTCTCCCAGCTCGTCACGCTCTACATCACGCCGGTGTACTACGTCTATCTCGACAACTTCGGCAAATGGGTGAGCAGAAACATGCGCCGCATCTTCCGCAAGAGTCTCGCCGAACCGTCTCAGGCCGACGCCTCTTCCGGTCAGGCGCAATAA